Below is a window of Brachyspira hampsonii DNA.
ATATTCATCATATACTTCTTTCATTATAGGATTTTTCTTTACTAATATTTCCATAGTATCCTCCAATTTATCCTTAGAATTTAAAAACTCAAACCAATCTGATAAGCCTTCATATAAATTACTATTATTAATGAACTTTTTCAATTCAAGAAAATGAATTTCCAAATGATTAGTTAATATATGATTGGTTTCTAACTCTTTAATAAAATAACAGCTATGAGGTTTATCTATATCTTTTATCAAATTAAAATCTAAAATATTAATACTTATTACAGGTGTTAAATCAGAATATATATCCTTAGATTTTAAATTTGTAAAATAATTTTTAGCCCAATAGTATAAACTTCTGTATATAAATGAATGGTTGCCTATTCTTTGTATTTCTATAATTATAGTTTCGCCTGATTTAGTTTTAGCTTTAACATCTGCTATTGATTCTTTATCAAAAACATTTTCTTTTAAGTTAAAAGTATTCAAGACTTCTATATATTCAAAAGGCTCTTGATTAGAGTCTATTCTCACAGAATTAATAAGATTTTTTAATATATGCTCATGTCCTTCCTTGGCAAACATATAACGCATAAAATAATCATTAAGCACATTAAAATTTTTATTATTTGGTCTCAATTCCATAAAGTTATTATAATGAAATATTTATACTTTGTCAAACAATATTGACAAAATATACTAATATACTGTATAATCAAAAAACTAATATTAAAAAGAGGTTTATGGTGAAAGTATTAGGCATTATAATATTTATTATTAGTTCGTACATTTCTTATGCTCAAGTAAGTGATGATTTTAAGAAATTAGCGGCAACAAATAAAGAATCAGCATTAGCACAATCAGTATATTCTGAAAATATTGATGAGTTTAAATATGTAATTGAAAATATGGAAAACAATAAAGAATATATAACCTACTCCATAACGAATAGTAGCTATGAGTGGTATGACTATATACCTAATTTAAGTACTAATAATTTCTCTAATTTTGTAAAAGTTTTATTAGATAATGGAATGGATATTAACGAGAAAAATAATGCTGGAAAAAGCCTTATACTTGATGTAAGTAAGTCCTACGATTCACATCGTAAACCTAAATTCGGCACAAGTGAAATTATAGGAGTTCCAGATAGTAAATATAAAATTGAAACACTGATAAATCTTGGAGCAAATATTAATATACAAGATAATGATGGAAATGGTATACTTCACTATATACTTTCTAGGGATAATATAGGAATAGAAGAATATGATATTATTGAAATGCTTATAAAAAACGCAGTAAATATTAATTTACAAAATAATGACGGAGATACTGCACTTCATAAGATTTCATATAAAAAAAATAATGGGCATAGAGATATTGATATGGAAAAAAAAGTTATATCTCTTTTGATAGAAAATAATGCAGATAAAAATATAAAAAATAATAATGGAAAAAAAGCGTATCCCGGAGCATTTATATATAATATAAAATTAATTTTTAGTAAAATATTTAATGATATATTATACCCTATTTTTATGCTTCTACTTATCATTATAGTTGCTATACCATCTTTTATATTCTATGCAATATCAGGATTTATTGAAAATTTATCTGGATTTTTCAGATAATTGATTTTTATGCAGCTTAAAATTATATATGCTGAAAATTTTTAATTTTAAAAAGTATATAATAATACTATGAACAAATATGCATCTCCGATATATAAATACGAAGGAAGAGTTAATTTAATAATCTCTTTAATATCAGCTTTAATAAATTTAACAGCATTACTAAATATAAATCATTTTAATTTAATAACATTTAATGCAGTATATTTATTGAGCTTCTTTTCAGTATTTATGTTTATCAATTCCCGTACAGTTAATGCTAATATTTTCAAAAATTACAAGAAAGAAATAAAAAATAAAACACTATTTTCTTTTATTGGTTTTGCTGCTTCATTAATTTTATATATTTTAATTACAAAAAATGTTTTTAATAAAGCAGTAGTATTTAATTATAAATATACTATTCTTCCTATTATGAATGTTATTTCTATAATGCTAGCTAATATAGTATATTTTATATTAGAAAAACTTTTTGTAAATGAATATAAACATTTCTTTAACATGAAATGCATTTCAAATATATTATTAATATCATTTGTGTATGCATCAGTTTTTATAGCATTATATTTATTTTATGGATCTAAATACATTGTTATTTTATTAAGTATATCAAACTCTTTATTGTCATCTACAATACTATCAATTTTCAATATAATGTCATCAAAGTTTATGAATCCTTGGAGCAGATTTGTATTTGTAAATGCTAGCTATATAATATCTTTTATTTTATCTTTAATAATATCTTCTATTGTAATAGCCATTTTCTTTACATTTAAAATACAAATGTTTATTATAATTTCTATAATAATATTACTCTCATTTATAATTTCTCTTTTATTAGCACATTATATAAAAGCATATTCATATTTATAAATAGATGCTTTAAAACATTATTAGAGTGAGAGTACCTACAAATAGAAAAATTATGGTTTTTATACATAACTCAAAATATAAATTTTTTATATTATAGTTTTTCTATTTTTTCTATACTAAGCCCTGTTAATTCGCTTATAAGATTTATATCCATATTTTTATTTTTCATATTTCTAGCTAGAGAATATTTTTCTTGTTCTATACCCTGTTCTATACCCTTTATACGCTCTTCATTAAGCATTAAAACATTAAAATAATCTCTCTCATAATTACTGTACCCATTATATAAATCATTGCTATTAACAAATTTATTATATTCATCATATACTTCTTTCATTATAGGATTTTTCTTTACTAATATTTCCATAGTATCCTCCAATTTATCCTTAGAATTTAAAAACTCAAACCAATCTGATAAATCTTTATACAATTTATTATCACTATTAAATTTTTTCAATTCAAGAAAGTGAATTTCCAAATGATTAGTTAATATATGATTGGTTTCCAACTCTTTAATAAAATAGCAGCTATGAGGCTTATCTATATCTTTTATCAAATTAAAATCCAAAATATTAATACTTATTACAGGTGTCAAATCTGAATATATATCCTTAGATTTTAAATTTGTGAAATAATTTTTAGCCCAATAGTACAAACTTCTATATATAAATGAATGGTTGCCTATTCTTTGTATTTCTATAATTATAGTTTCGCCTGATTTAGTTTTAGCTTTAACATCTGCTATTGATTCTTTATCAAAAACATTTTCTTTTAAATTAAATGTATTAAGCACTTCTATATATTCAAAAGGCTCTTGATTAGAGTCTATTCTCACAGAATTAATAAGATTTTTCAATATATGCTCATGTCCTTCTTTGGCAAACATATAACGCATAAAATAATCATTAAGCACATTAAAATTTTTATTATTTGGTCTCAATTCCATAAAATTATTATAATGAATTTTTATTCTTTGTCAAATAATATAATTATATAAAGTATGTAAAATTCAAATTTGATTAAAGAATAAAAATATATTATACTAATCAAAAAAATTATAAACGGATAAATATAATGCAGGAAACATTTTTTGGAAGCGATAATAAAGAAGAAAATCAAAAGCTTACCCCTATGATGAGGCAGTATAAAGAAATTAAAGATAAATACAATGACAGTATACTTCTTTTTAGAATGGGAGATTTTTACGAGGTATTTTTTGATGATGCAAAAGTAGTATCTGATATATTAGGTCTTA
It encodes the following:
- a CDS encoding Rpn family recombination-promoting nuclease/putative transposase — its product is MELRPNNKNFNVLNDYFMRYMFAKEGHEHILKNLINSVRIDSNQEPFEYIEVLNTFNLKENVFDKESIADVKAKTKSGETIIIEIQRIGNHSFIYRSLYYWAKNYFTNLKSKDIYSDLTPVISINILDFNLIKDIDKPHSCYFIKELETNHILTNHLEIHFLELKKFINNSNLYEGLSDWFEFLNSKDKLEDTMEILVKKNPIMKEVYDEYNKFVNSNDLYNGYSNYERDYFNVLMLNEERIKGIEEGMKKGIEQGIEQEKYSLARNMKNKNMDLNLISELTGLSIEKIEKL
- a CDS encoding Rpn family recombination-promoting nuclease/putative transposase, with translation MELRPNNKNFNVLNDYFMRYMFAKEGHEHILKNLINSVRIDSNQEPFEYIEVLNTFNLKENVFDKESIADVKAKTKSGETIIIEIQRIGNHSFIYRSLYYWAKNYFTNLKSKDIYSDLTPVISINILDFNLIKDIDKPHSCYFIKELETNHILTNHLEIHFLELKKFNSDNKLYKDLSDWFEFLNSKDKLEDTMEILVKKNPIMKEVYDEYNKFVNSNDLYNGYSNYERDYFNVLMLNEERIKGIEQGIEQEKYSLARNMKNKNMDINLISELTGLSIEKIEKL
- a CDS encoding ankyrin repeat domain-containing protein produces the protein MKVLGIIIFIISSYISYAQVSDDFKKLAATNKESALAQSVYSENIDEFKYVIENMENNKEYITYSITNSSYEWYDYIPNLSTNNFSNFVKVLLDNGMDINEKNNAGKSLILDVSKSYDSHRKPKFGTSEIIGVPDSKYKIETLINLGANINIQDNDGNGILHYILSRDNIGIEEYDIIEMLIKNAVNINLQNNDGDTALHKISYKKNNGHRDIDMEKKVISLLIENNADKNIKNNNGKKAYPGAFIYNIKLIFSKIFNDILYPIFMLLLIIIVAIPSFIFYAISGFIENLSGFFR